Below is a genomic region from Acidobacteriota bacterium.
GAAGATGTACACGCTGGCCGTGTCCAGGCAAAACCCATTCAAATGAATAGTTTTTGAGTTTTGCCAGTGATTTGAGTTGTTCTGGAAATGAATACCAGCAGTACTCAGCCGAAGCTGATAATCCCTGGCGGACGCGACTCCACCACAGATGGTCGCCCGTGAATAAAAACCGGTTGCGGTAGCACAGTACCATGTGTCCACGAGTGTGACCGGGAGTCGGAATAATCTGAAAATCCGGATGAAAGGTGATGGTTTCCACACCGTCAATGATGCGTTCGGCCTCTGGTTGGGCGGAAAGCTCATCGCGATGGATGATGCGTTCGGCTTTGAATTTGCGGGCATAGCTGGCGGCTTCGGCCACATCGTCGCGATGGGTCAGGAAAATAAAGCGAATTCCGCCAAGATCCTCGACGGGACGAGTCAGGTGCGGCAAGAAGCGTGGCGAGTCAATCAACCAGTTTCCATCTGGATGTTGCACAAAATAGCTATGCCCTCCATAGGACTTTGCCGAGTTAAACCCGCAGTAGTACACACTATCTTCAATCAAAAATGGGAAGTCTGAAATCACCTGGTGCGACAGGTTTTCCCCAGTGGTTCCAATTGATCCGGTTGGGCAGGCGAGCAGGGCACGTGTGGCTTCACGGCGGGTTTTTTCATCTTCAGGCTGTGCCTGGACGAAGGAATAGTCGCCGTCGTCTTCAAACACATCAGGGGCAAGCTGACGACAGGTGTCACAGTTGATACAGGTTGAATCAACAAAAAATTCGCCTTCGATATTGTGTGGAAGCCGCTTCCCAAGACTCGCCATTGTGGTTGCCCCCCTCTCAGTCCAAATCGGAGTGTCCGTCAAAAATGATGAAGAGTAGCCAATCCGGTTCCTGCTTGTCACCCCATTCCTCCTAACCAGTAAACACGGCGTGAGGAGTCAGGAGGTTTTTAGGTACTGCATCGGTAAATTGATCAAACTATTCATTCCTACTCGCTACTCGCTACTCGCTCTTCAAAGTGGCCCTACCGGTTTTTAGGAAAATGGATATTGAACAGGACTACATTCTTGGCTAGTTTTAGCATTTCTCATCAAACTCATCATTTTTTCATTTTCTGGGAGTAAGCCAATGACTGATACACAGT
It encodes:
- a CDS encoding MBL fold metallo-hydrolase: MASLGKRLPHNIEGEFFVDSTCINCDTCRQLAPDVFEDDGDYSFVQAQPEDEKTRREATRALLACPTGSIGTTGENLSHQVISDFPFLIEDSVYYCGFNSAKSYGGHSYFVQHPDGNWLIDSPRFLPHLTRPVEDLGGIRFIFLTHRDDVAEAASYARKFKAERIIHRDELSAQPEAERIIDGVETITFHPDFQIIPTPGHTRGHMVLCYRNRFLFTGDHLWWSRVRQGLSASAEYCWYSFPEQLKSLAKLKNYSFEWVLPGHGQRVHLPAEQMQHELDQLLERLH